A region from the Methylovorus glucosotrophus genome encodes:
- a CDS encoding ABC transporter permease subunit, whose protein sequence is MIFNITRKELKSLFSSPMGWVVLALLQFVFGTFFLNGIEQYFQTMSGAIRPEQRIGVTEFVGGSIFGIASFVMLFAVPLLSMRLISDERRQQTLTFLFSAPLSLTEIVVGKFLGLVTFLSIVIFFLAAMMSTLNFWAEIDFGYIAANVIGLWLLVASFSSLGLYVSSLTQQPIVAGIISFIALFALLLLDNFMAGDPTGTMSYLSLMRHFEPFSRGLLDTRDVAYFLLFIVTFLTLTVRRLDADRLRG, encoded by the coding sequence ATGATTTTCAATATCACCAGAAAAGAATTGAAGAGCCTGTTCTCCTCGCCCATGGGCTGGGTGGTGCTGGCTTTGTTGCAATTCGTCTTCGGTACCTTCTTCCTGAATGGTATCGAACAATACTTCCAGACCATGTCCGGGGCTATTCGTCCTGAGCAGCGGATTGGCGTGACCGAGTTCGTCGGCGGCAGTATTTTCGGCATTGCTTCGTTTGTGATGCTGTTTGCCGTGCCTTTGTTGTCGATGCGCCTGATCAGTGATGAGCGTCGCCAGCAGACCTTGACCTTCCTGTTCAGTGCACCCTTGTCGCTGACGGAAATCGTGGTTGGTAAATTCCTGGGCCTGGTTACGTTTCTGTCCATTGTGATTTTCTTCCTGGCGGCCATGATGTCCACCCTGAATTTCTGGGCTGAGATCGACTTTGGGTATATTGCTGCCAACGTGATAGGCCTGTGGCTGCTGGTTGCGAGTTTTTCTTCGCTGGGGCTGTATGTTTCCAGCCTGACGCAGCAACCGATAGTCGCCGGCATCATCAGTTTTATTGCCTTGTTTGCCTTGCTGCTGCTGGATAACTTCATGGCAGGCGATCCTACCGGGACCATGTCTTACCTGTCGCTGATGCGCCACTTTGAGCCGTTCTCTCGCGGCTTGCTGGATACACGTGATGTGGCCTATTTCCTGTTGTTTATCGTCACTTTCCTGACCTTGACAGTGCGTCGCCTGGACGCTGATCGTCTGCGCGGCTAA